A window of Nocardiopsis sp. Huas11 genomic DNA:
TCTTCGAGCGGCGCGGCGTGCCCTTCGTGGTGGCGGTCAACTGTTTCGAGGGCGCCCACGCCTACGAGCCGTCGGAGGTGCGCGACGCCCTCAGCCTGGACCCGGGCATCCCCGTGGTCCTGTGCGACGCACGGGAGCGCCAGTCCTCCAAGGAGGTCCTGTTGACGCTGGTCAACCGGGTGGCGGAGCGCATGGCCGCCTGACGCGTGTCCTCGCGGCCCCGCGCCGCGCTCGCCCGGCCGTCACCGCGCCGCGCTCGTGCCCGCCCGGTCGGCACCCCGGAGGGACCCCGGAACTCTTGTACACACGGGGCTTCCAGGTAAAGTTCGGGCCGTGAATCGTTCCACCACAGGACGATCGCGGCGCAGACCACCGTCCGACCGGGCGGGGCCACGAGGGTGACGGGAGTTCTCCATGAAGCGGTTCGAGTGGCGTGACCGGGTGGCGGCCATGGACGCCGAGGCCGAGTGCAGGGAGATCGTCCTCATCCTGGGCAGCCACGAGTTCCCGTGGGACTTCGAGCAGGCGCTGGGGCTGGCGCTCTACCGCACCTACGCCGTTCCCAGCATCGGCGGCCTGCTCGGGGAGACCGACGAGTTCACGGGCAGCACGCAGAAGCGCTACGACGACACCGCGCTGATCCTGGGGAACATGGTCCAGCACGGGTTCGAGCCCGGCCCCGGGCGGGACGCCCTGCGGCGGATGAACCAGATGCACCGCTCCTACGACATCGGCAACGACGACTACCGGTACGTGCTGAGCACCTTCGTGGTGATGCCGGTGCGCTGGCTCAACGACTACGGGTACGGGTGGCGGCGCCTGAGCGAGCACGAGATCGCCGCGATCACCCACTACTACCGCCGCCTGGGCCGCTACATGGGGATCAAGGACGTCCCCGAGACCTACGCGGAGTTCCGGGACCTCATGGACGGCTACGAGCGCGAGCACTTCGCCTACAGCGAGGGCGGGCGGCGGGTCTCGGACTCCACCCTCGACCTGATGGTGTCGTTCTATCCGCCGCGCCTGTCCGGGGCCGCCCGCAGGTTCTCCATGGCCATCCTCGACGACTCGCTCATCGAGACCTTCCGCTACGAGCCGCCGAGCAGGGCCTGGCGCCGGGCCGCCGACCTCGCGCTGAAGCTGCGCGCCAAGGTGGTCCGCCGGATGAAGCCGCGCGAGGAGCCGCTGTGGGCGGAGAACAACCCGAACATCCGCAGCTACCCGACCGGCTACGACGTCAACCGGATCGGCACGTTCCCGGCGGGCTGCCCGGTCGCGCACGACGTCGACCCGGTCGGCAACGAGGAGCTGGACCGCCAGGGGGCCGGTTCCAAGGAGTGAGCCCCCGGACCCCGGGCGCCCTGGTCAGCGGCCCAGGCGGCGCCAC
This region includes:
- a CDS encoding oxygenase MpaB family protein — its product is MKRFEWRDRVAAMDAEAECREIVLILGSHEFPWDFEQALGLALYRTYAVPSIGGLLGETDEFTGSTQKRYDDTALILGNMVQHGFEPGPGRDALRRMNQMHRSYDIGNDDYRYVLSTFVVMPVRWLNDYGYGWRRLSEHEIAAITHYYRRLGRYMGIKDVPETYAEFRDLMDGYEREHFAYSEGGRRVSDSTLDLMVSFYPPRLSGAARRFSMAILDDSLIETFRYEPPSRAWRRAADLALKLRAKVVRRMKPREEPLWAENNPNIRSYPTGYDVNRIGTFPAGCPVAHDVDPVGNEELDRQGAGSKE